Part of the Gammaproteobacteria bacterium genome is shown below.
GCGGCCAAGGGCGGCGAAGCGTTCGGGGGTCATCATGCCGCCGGCGCCTCGTCAGTCCAGCAGGTCGCGAAGCTCGTACAGGGAATCGATCACCGCGTCGGGCTCGGAGTCCCGGATGTCGAGCCCGTGGTTGTACCCGTAGCTGACGCACACGACGGCGAAGCCGGCCGCGCGCGCGGCCTTCACGTCGACCGAGGAGTCCCCGACCATGAGCGAGGCCTGCGGCGCGACGGCGAAGTACTGGGCGACGTAGAGCAGCGGCATCGGGTCGGGCTTCTGCTCGGGCAGCGTGTCGCCGCTCACCACGAGCGCGAAGTACGGGGCGATGCCGAGCTTCTCCAGCAGGGGCTCGGTGAACTGGGCCGGCTTGTTGGTGACGCAGCCGAGCTTGTAGCCCCGCTCCCGGAGCAGGTCCAGGGTCTCGCGCACACTCGGGTACAGCTGGCTGCGCTGGGTGGTGTTCTCCAGGTAGGCGGCGAGAAAGAGCGGCATGGCCCGCTCGAAGAGCTCCACCTCCGGCTCGCCCTCGAGGCTCCCGGTGAGGGCGCGCTTGACCAGGCGCTCCACGCCATTGCCCACCCAGGCGCGCACGCGGCTCTCGCCGCACGGGGGCAGACCGAGCTGCTCCATCATGCGGTCCACGGAGAACGCCAGGTCGGGAACGCTGTCGACCAGGGTGCCGTCGACGTCGATCAGCACCATGGCGGGGCGCCGGGGGATCCCGCGCAGGGCGGGTGCCGCGGTCGCGGAAGGGGCGACGGGGCCGTCTTCGCTCATGGGGTTCTCGCTGCTCCTCGTGGGGGCTCAGGTCCGGGCGCGGGCGAGCTCCGCCCGCATGGCCCCGACCGTGGCCCGGTAGTCCGGTGTGCCGAAGATGGCCGAGCCCGCGACGAAGGTGTCCGCGCCCGCCTCGGCGATCCGGCGGATGTTGTCGACCTTCACCCCGCCGTCGACCTCGAGGCGGATGGCGCGCCCGCTCTGCTCGATCATCCTGCGGGCCTCGCCGAGCTTCGCGAGCGTGGAATCGATGAACTTCTGGCCGCCGAAGCCGGGGTTCACGGACATCAGGAGGATCATGTCCACCTTGTCCATCACGTACTTCAGGTGATCCAGCGGGGTCGCGGGGTTGAAGACCAGCCCCGACTTGCAGCCCGACTCCCGCACCAGGGCGAGGGAGCGGTCGATGTGCTCGGTCGCCTCCGGGTGGAAGGTGATGTAGGTCGCGCCGGCCGCAGCGAAGTCCGGGATGATGCGGTCGACCGGCTTCACCATCAGGTGCACGTCGATGGGGGCGCTGACCCCGTGCTTGCGCAGGGCCGCGCACACGAGCGGCCCGATGGTCAGGTTCGGCACGTAGTGGTTGTCCATCACGTCGAAGTGGACGACGTCGGCACCCGCCGCCAGCACGCGGTCCACTTCCTCCCCGAGCCTCGCGAAGTCCGCCGACAGGATGGAAGGCGCGATCCAGAAGTCCGTCATGCTCACCGTCCCCTGCAGGCAGGAATCGGCCCGTTCACGCACGCCGAAGGCTCAAGGGTACCGGAACGGGTGGGCTTTTTCAGCCCCGCGGGGCGGGGGGCTCGCGCGGTGGGGGCTGGCGCGGCGGTGGCGTGGCCCGCGGGGCGACGCGCGTCAGCCGGGCGGGCTCTCCACCGGGATCGCGTGCTCGGACGGCTTGCCCACGTCGGCGCCCATCAGTTGGTGGATCTTGCGCACGTAGTGCCGGGTGATGCGCGGGGCGTACTTCTCGACCCCGACCCAGCGGCTCACGTCGCGGCCCGCGCTCTTCGCCTTGTCGTAGACCTGCCGGATGCGCCCCGGGCCGGCGTTGTAGCTCGCGAAGGTGAAGCGCAGCGCCTCCCCGTGGCCCACGCGGCCGTCCCAGTAGTCGTAGTTCTCGCGGTTGTAGGAGATGCCCGCGGCGATGTTCCAGCGGGCGTCGTGGATCGCGCCGAAGGAGGGGTTCTCGCGCTTGATCGAGGCGTACGTCCGCGGCAGGAGCTGCATGATCCCCGAGCCGCTCTTGCTGACCGCGTTCGGCTTCAGGCCCGACTCGACGACCCCCTGGGCCTTGAACCAGCGCCAGTCGAAGCCCGGCCCGAAGTAGCGCTTCGTCCACTTGCGGAACTCATCGTCGTAGCGGTCGGTCCACTCGTCCACGCGTGTCTGCGGCTCTAACGCGGACGCCGCCAGCACCAGCGCCGGTATCACCACCAGCGCGAGTGCCCATGGCACCCGCCGCAGCCACGGTCGCACCGTCCAGGCCTCAGTTCAGGCCCATGCCGATGACGAGCCCGAGGCCCGTCCCGATGCCGATCATTACCCCCATGAGCCAGAGGCCCACTGCCTGGTTGCCCTTGGCGAGCTCGTCTCCGATGTCGAAGGTCACGAGGTGATTGAAGATCTTACATCCGAGCCACATGAAGAACAGGGTCAGCAGCCCCCCCATCAGGGCATAGAGGAAATTCAGGAAGATGGGGTCGATCGTCGTGCTCATGTCGGTGCGGGTCCCGGGGAGAGTTAGCCCAGTTAAGGTTAGGTGTTCGCGGGGCTCAGCTCAAGGCGCCAGCGCGCCGATTGCCGACGGCTGCCAGATTTCCCGCAACATCCATCCGTTGCGGTGGGCGCGTCGCGCGGGTGGCGCAGGCCGGGCCGGGCCCGCGCGTTGGCGCCGGGGGCCGTTTGACCCATAATTCCGTTTATCGGAACGGGGCTCCGACTTATCGCCCCGCGAGCGGCGGTGTGGCATGGGCGACCGCAGACTTCAGGTGTTCCACACGGTGGCGCGGCTCCTCAGCTTCACCAAGGCGGCCGAGGCCCTGCACATGACCCAGCCTGCCGTGACCTTCCAGGTCCGGCAGCTCGAGGGGCATTTCGACACCCGCCTGTTCGACCGCACCCACAACCGCATCGGCCTGACCGAGGCGGGGCGGCGGGTGTACGAGTACGCGGAACGGATCTCCCGCCTCTACGAGGAGATGGACGGGGCGGTGCGGGAGCTCACCGGTGACGCTGGCGGGACCCTTCTCATCGGCGCGAGCAACACCATCGCCGAATACATGCTCCCGGCCCTGCTGGGCGACTTCAAGGCAAGCCACCCCGAGGTGGGCATCCGGCTCCGGGTCTCGAACACCGAGGCGGTGGTCGCGATGGTCGAGGGCAACGAGGTCGACCTCGGCGTCGTGGAGGCCCCGGTCCCGAACCGCGGCCTCGTGGTGGAGCTCTGCCGCGTCGACGAGCTGGTCGCGGTGACCGCGCCCGGGCACCCCCTCGCCGGCAAGGAGCGGGTCGCGGTGGCCGAGCTGCTGGAATACCCCTACATCGCCCGGGAGGAGGGCTCGGGCACGCGCGAGGTGGTGCAGGAGTACCTCGAGGCCGCGGGGGTGGCGTCCAGCGGGGTCGACACGGTCATGGAGCTCGGGAGCCCCGAGGCCGTGAAAGGCGCCGTGGAGGCGGGGATGGGGGTCGCGGTCCTCTCGCGCACGACCATCCAGAAGGAGCTGCGCCTGGGGACGCTGGTAGCCATCCCCCTTGACCCGCCGCTCGAGCGGCCGTTCTCGTTCGTGCACCAGAAGCAGAAGTTCCGCCTCCGGGCGATGGTGGAGCTGCTCAATTTCGCCAGCGCCTACTGCAGCACGCACCAGCGGGCGGGCTGAGGCCGGCGGGCCGGCCTGCCTCCGCTTGACCTTTATCAAGGCTGGCCCCGCGCGGGGGTGACTAGAGTCGCGTGCCGAAGCCGCCCCCCGGGCGCAGACCCCCAGGACACGCATGATCGTCGAGCCGGTCGAGGTGCAGGACTTCCTGCTCGCGGTGATTGCGGGCGCCCTCATCGTGCTGGCGGGCGCGGTCTACGCGCTTGTCTTCGCCATCTCGCGGATCCAGGGCCGCCCGGGCCTGATGCCGTTCGCCTACGCCGCCTACGCGACGCTCGTGGTGGCGGTGGTGTTCCTCGCGCGGGCAGCGCACTTCAGCGGGTTCTGGACGTTCATCGCCGTGCTGATGGTGGTGGGGTATCTGCTGGCTCCGCACGGGGTCTGGCGGCTGTGCGTGGGCACGCACCCCGAGGAAGTTCCCTGAGCGAAACAGGAGGAGGGCTACGTATGGCGGCAGCACCCTGGTGGGCGAGCGAAAACGCCTGGAAGAAGATCGCGATCTGGGTGACGGGGCTGAGCCTCGTCGTCCTGATCTTCCTCACCTTCGACTCGATGCAGCAGATCGCGGCCGGCGGCAAGAGAGTGCCCGGCTATGACGTCATCAACCAGCGCATCGATTACCGCTTCGACGACGTGCGCAAGTACCAGGTGCCGGTCATCGGCGCGCAGGCCCCGCTCTTCGGCAAGAAGGTCTCGGCCGAGGAGGCCGAGGCGCTGGTGACCCACGGCAAGAAGACGTTCCAGGGCCGCAATTGCATCAACTGCCACACGATCCTCGGCAACGGCGCCTACTACGCGCCCGACCTGACCAAGGCGTGGCTCGACCCGGCCTGGGGCGTCGAGGCGGCGCGCGAGTCGTTGATGATCGAGTTCCTGAAGAACCCGGACCAGAACGCCCGCACCTTCGGCACCGGCCGCAAGATGGCCCACCTGAAGGTGACCGACGAGGAGGCGAAGGCGCTCGTGGCGTACCTGAAATGGGTCTCGTCCATCGACACCAACGGCTTCCCGTACAACTTCAAGACGATCCAGCAGGGGGGTTGAACATGGCCGCGGCAGCAATCGGCGTGCTCGACACGAGCAGTCTGAACGGCGGGCAGAAGCTCGCCGTGAAGTACTACATGGTCGCCATCGTGCTGTTCGTGGCGCAGGTACTGTTCGGCATCCTGGCCGGACTCCAGTTCCTGTACCCGGACTTCCTCTATGGCGTGCTCGACTTCAACGTCAACCGCATGGTCCACATCAACGCGATGGTGGTGTGGATGCTGATGGGCTTCATCGGGTCGGTGTACTGGCTGCTCGAGGACGAGACGGGCAGCCCCGTGGTGGGCCTGAAGATCGGGGAGATCATCTTCTACGTGCTGACCGGGGCGGTCGCCGTCGTCGTGCTGGTGTACCTGTTCGTGCAGATTGGCCCCGGCAACGACATGACCCGCTGGTTCATCAACGAGGGCCGCGAGTACATCGAGGCCCCGCGCTGGGCCGACATCGGCATCGTCGTCGCGGTGCTCACGTTCTTCTTCAACGTGGTCGCCACGGTGATGAAGGGGCGTGCGACGGGCATCACCGGCGTGCTGATCGCGGACCTGCTGGCGTTGTTCGGCCTGTACCTCGCGGGCATGTTCTACACCACCAACGTGTCGATCGATCAGTACTGGTGGTGGTGGGTGATTCACCTCTGGGTGGAGGCCACCTGGGAGGTGCTGGTCGGCGTGATCATGGCCTGGGCGCTGATGACGGTGCTCGGCACGCGCCGCGTGGTGGTGCAGACCTGGCTCTACATCGAGGTCGCCCTGATGTTCGGCTCGGGGATCCTCGGGCTCGGGCACCACTACTTCTGGATCGGGACACCCGACTACTGGTTCTGGATCGGCGGCTTCTTCTCCGCGCTCGAGCCGATCCCCCTGGTGGCGATGGTGGTGCACGCGGTGTACGACTCCGGTGCGCACAAGATGCGCAACTCCAACCACCCGACGCTGGCGTGGGTCATCGCCCACGCCTTCGGCAACTTCTTCGGCGCCGGGGTCTGGGGCTTCATGCACACGCTGCCCCAGGTCAACCTCTACACCCACGGCACCCAGTGGACGACCTCCCACGGGCACCTGGCCTTCTTCGGCGCCTACGCCACCATCAACATCGCGATGTTCTACGTGGCGGCCCAGAAGCTGCGGGGCAACGTCTGGATGGGGGCGGGCATCGCGGGGGCCTGGCGCTGGAAGTGGGCGCTCTTCCTGCTGAATGCCGGCATGCTCACGATGACGGTGGCGTTGCTTGCCTCCGGTTACGAGCAGTCGTTCATCGAGCGCGCGATCGAGGGCGCGACCTGGTCGGGCTACTTCGCTGGCCAGTCCCACCCGTGGTTCGTGCAAGGCATGCAGTGGCGCATGTGGGGTGGCTGGGTGATGCTGCTCGGCCTCGCGCTGCTGCTCTGGGACCTCTTCACCATCGGTGCCGGCGAGAAGCGCAAGGCGTACTCGCCGAGCGAGGACGAGGCCGCGAGGACCGTGGCCTGACCCGAGACGGCCGGGGGGGCGCCTCGCGCCTCCCCGGGCCGGTTTCCCGGGCCGCCCCGGCGGCATCCAGGAAACCGGCAACCTTCAGGAATTTCCTCGGCCGGAAGCGCCAGGCCCTCCTGCCCTCTCACGGGACGGACCGAGCGCTTCCGGGGCGAGGATCCCGCCTCAGATCTGCAGGCGCTGACGCAGCCCCGGGCGGTCGAGCAGGACGATCTCCTGGCCCCGCACCTCGATCAGCCCCTCCTCGCGCAGGTTCGCCAGGATGCGCGACAGGGTCTCCGGTTTGATGGACAGCCGGCCTGCCAGCACGTGCTTGGGGAGGTCCAACTGCACCGTCTCCTGGGCGCGGGTGTCCTGGAGCAGATAGCTCACGACGCGGAAGGTGGCGTTGTGCAGGCAGAGCCCCTCGACCTCGCTCACCAGCTCGTGCAGGTGCGCACTCATGTTGGCCATCAGGCGCGAGCAGGTGTCGAAGGAGTGGCCCAGCGTCTCCCGGAAGGTCCCGCTGTCGATGGCGACGACCCCGGCGTCCCCGATCGCCTCGGCGCACACCGGGTAGGCGTTGCCGCGCATGAACATCACTGCCTCGGCGAAGCTCCGCCCGGGGCCCACGATGTCCACCACCTTCTCCTGGCCGGCGGGGGAGAGCCGGTAGAGCTTGATCCGGCCGAAGCGCACGATGAAGAAGCGGCTGGCCTTCTCGCCCTGCCGGAAGAGGACGTCTCCCCGTTTGAGCGGCTGGACCTCGGCCGTGGCCGCGACCTGTGCCAGGTCCTCCGGGGAAAGGGCGGAGAGCAGGTAGTGCCTCCCGAGCTCGAACGCCGTGGCCTGGGGCCCCTTCATGTCTCCCCCCACTCCCTCACCGCTCCGGCTCCGGGCGCCGGCTCGCGCAGAGTCTGGCATCCCGGGCCGCGGATCGCCACGCAGCCTGCCCCGGGCCATTGCGGCAGGCCAGGGGGTGGGCTTACCCTGCGCGCCGGTCCGGTAGTGCCCGGAGGCCCACCATGATCCCGCTCACGCTCACCGACCTGCCGAGTCCCCGCGAGGTGCTCTCCTCCGCGGTGGAGCGTCTCGGGCGCGCCACTGCCCCCGTGCACGGCCTGTTCGCCGTGCCGACGCTGAACCGCCTGCTGGAGCAGCCCCTGCGGGAGGGACGCCTCGATTTCCTGGAGGGCCGCGTGGTGGCCCTGCGGGTGCGGGACCTCGGGGTGGACCTGCGGGTCAGCCTGGCCGGGGGGCGGCTGGTGGAGTGTGCCTGTGGCGGCGAGCCCGGGCTCGTCCTCACCGGTGACGCCTACGACTTCCTCCTCCTCGCCGCCCGGCGGGAGGACCCGGACACCCTGTTCTTCCAGCGGCGCCTGGCGATGACCGGCGACGCGGCCCTCGGGCTGCGGGTGAAGAACCTTCTCGACGAGCTCGAGGGCGGGGCCTTGCCCCCGGCCCTTCAGGCGCTGGTGGGGCGGGCCTTCGAGCTCTGGGAGCGCAGGCCGGGCTCGCCGCGCCAGTAGCCGTCGGCGAGACCGAGGGGGGCGAGGGGAAGGAGCCGGGCGACGCCGGCCTCGGGGGTCTCCTCCCCGGCCAGCACCGCGGCGAAGGCCGCGACCGCCGCCTCGGTGTGGCGATGGACCGGGGCGATCCGCAGCGACTCCACGCCGAGCCGCTCCAGCTCCGGCACCTGGCCGAGCAACTGGTAGATCTGCGCGGACTGCACCTGAACCCCGTTCAGGACGAGGAACGGGCTGTCGTCCTGGGTCCGCAGGGCGAGCCCGTCGGGGTGCTCCAGGCACTTCAGCTGGCAGTCGTCCTTGGGCAGCCCGTGGGCGCGGGCGGTGAAGCAGCGGGCGGACTGGGCGAGGGGGAGCCGTCCGAAGGCGAAGACCTCGGTCTCGACCCCCGCCGGGCGGCTCGCCTGGAAATCGGCGAGGGTCGCCCCGGAGAGCTCGAAGGGCATCACCCAGCGCCGCAGCCCGAGCCCGGCGAGGAACGCGAGCGTCTGCCCGTTGTAGACGTTCATCCCGGGGCCTGCGACGAAGGGCTGGCCCCGGAGGGCGTAGAGCGCCGCCGCATCGTTCGCCTCCACCAGGAACTCGCCGTTGGCGCAGATCCGCTCGATGGCGCGCCAGTCGGCGTCGGCCTCGAGGATGGTGGCGGTCGAGAGCACGACCTCCTTGCCCGCGGAGGCGAGCCGGCGGGCCAGCTCCAGCCACTCGGCGAAGCGCAGGTGCCGGCGCTTCGGGCAGACGACCTCGCCGAGGTAGACCGTGTGGACAGGCCAGCGGGCCGCCGCCTCGTAGAACTCGAGCAGCGCCTCGCTCGGCCAGTAGTAGGGGACGGGACCGAGGGCGAGTCTCATCGCCATTGCCGGTCGTAGGCCCCGAGGGTGGTCTGGGTCCCCTCCGAGAGGGCGCGCAGCGCCGTCACCCAATCGGGCCGGGGACGGTAGGTCTGCGGCGAGCGCTTGCAGGCGTCCATCGCCTCGCGCCACACCCGGGTGACCCGGGCGACGTAGGCGGGGCTGCGCTGGCGACCCTCGATCTTGATCGCCGTGACCCCGATCTCCTGCAGGCGCGGCAGCAGGTCGAGGGTGTTCAGGCTGGTGGGCTCCTCGAGCGCGTAGTAGGGCGCCCCCCCGGAGTGGTAGCGGCCCTTGCAGATCACCGGGTAGCCGGCGTGCTCGCCGGCGCCGTAGCGGTCCACCAGCACGCCGCCGAGGCGCACCTCGAGGCCCGCGGGAGACTCGTCCCAGCGCACGAATTCCGCCGGCGAGCAGGCCCCGCAGGTGTTCGGGGACTGTCCGGTGCTGTACGACGACAGCATGCAGCGGCCCTCCGCCATGATGCAGAGGCTGCCGAAGCCGAAGACCTCGACCTGGGTGGGGCTCTTCTCCGCCACGGTCTGTACCTGCTCCACCGAGAGCACCCGGGGCAGCACCGCGCGGCGCACGCCGAAGTGCTCGTGGTAGAAGGCGAGCGCCGCGTGGCTGGTCGCCGAGGCCTGCACCGAGAGGTGCAGGGTCAGGTCGGGCCAGCGGCGCGACGCGTAGGCGAGGAGCCCCATGTCGGCGAGGATGAGGGCGTCGACGCCGAGCTCGGCCCCGCGGTCCACCGCCCCCTGCCAGCGCGCCCAGCCCGCGGGCTGGGGATAGGTGTTGATGGCGAGGAACACCCGCACCCCCCGCGAGTGGGCGTAGCGGATCCCCTCGTGGGCGTTGTCGGGGGTGAAGTTCAGGCCGGGGAAGTGGCGGGCGTTGGTGTCGTCCCGGAAGCCGAAGTAGACGGCGTCGGCGCCGTTGTCCACGGCGGCCTTCAGCGACGGGAGGTTGCCCGCGGGGCAGACGAGCTCCATCGGCCGGTCCGCCCTCACAGCACCGCGGAGGCGTGGTCGGCGAGGCGCGAGCGCTCGCCCCGCAGCAGTGTCACGTGCCCGCTGTGGGCCCAGTCCTTGAAGCGGTCCACGACGTAGGTGAGCCCCGAGGTGGTCTCGGTGAGGTAGGGGGTGTCGATCTGACCCACGTTGCCGAGGCACACGAGCTTGGTCCCGGGGCCGGCCCGCGTCACCAGGGTCTTCATCTGCTTGGAGGTCAGGTTCTGGGCCTCGTCGAGGATGAAGTAGCGGTTCAGGAAGGTCCGCCCGCGCATGAAGTTGAGGGAGCGGACCTTGACCCGCTGGGAGAGCAGGTCGGAGGTCGCCGCGCGGCCCCACTCGCCCCCCGCGGAGGTCTCGGTCAGGACCTCCAGGTTGTCCATGAGGGCCCCCATCCAGGGCGTCATCTTCTCCTCTTCGGTCCCCGGCAGGAACCCGATGTCCTCGCCGACGGGCACGGTCACGCGGGTCATGATGACCTCGCGGTAGCGCTTGTGGTCGAGGGTCTGGGAGAGCCCTGCGGCGAGGGCGAGAAGGGTCTTGCCGGTGCCCGCCGTCCCGAGCAGGGTGACGAAGTCGACCTCCGGGTCCATCAGCAGGTTGAGCGCGAAGCTCTGCTCGCGGTTGCGCGCCGTGATGCCCCACACCGCGTGGTGCGGGGACCGGTAGTCGGTCGCGAGCTCCAGGGTCGCGCCCTCGCCCTCGCGGCTGCGCACGAGCGCCTCAAAGTCCCGCGGCGAGCCCTGGTAGACGAACTGGTTCGGGTACCAGTCGCGGGTGATCGGGCCGGTGATCCGGTAGAAGGTGCGGATGCCCTCCTTCCAGGAGTCGACCGGCTTCGTGAACAGGTCCCAGAAATCGCCCGGCAGCTCCGCCGTGCCCCGGTAGAGCAGGTTGACGTCGTCGAGCACCTTGTCGCTGTAGTAGTCCTCGGCGGGGATGCCGAGCACGTGCGCCTTGATCCGCAGGTTGATGTCCTTGGACACCAGGATGACGGCGGCGTCCTGGCGCTCGGCCTGCAGGGCCCGCGCGGTGGCCAGGATGGAATTGTCGAGGCGGCTGCCCGGCAGGCTCTCGGGCAGGCCGTCCGGGTAGGTGCGGGTCTGGAAGAACAGGCGGCCGCGGGCGGGGGACGCGGCGCCCGCGTTCTCCGGCGCGGGCAGCTCGATGCCGTGCTCGATCCCGTGCCGGTCGGCGCCGTCCACGAGCTCGTCGAGGAAGCGGCTCGCCTGGCGGACGTTGCGCGCGACCTCCGAGACGCCCTTCTTGGCCCCGTCGAGCTCTTCGAGCACGACCATGGGCAGGTAGACGTCGTGCTCCTGGAAGCGAAAGATGGCCGCCGGGTCGTGCATCAGGACGTTCGTGTCGAGCACGAACACGCGCCGGCCCGAGGCGTGCTTGCGCCCCATCGCGCTACTTCACCGGCGCGAGCATCGCGTCGAGGTTGAGCGCGTCGCAGAAGTCCATGAACTCCCCGCGCAGGGCCGCGATGGAGTGGTCGCCGGGGACGGCGACCGTCATGTGCAGGGAGAACATCGGGGCCCCGGTGTGGGGCGCCTGGTAGACCGTGGTGTAGAGCTCTTCGACGTTGATGCTGCGCTCGGAGAAAAAGTTGGCGATGTCGTGGACGATCCCGGGGTGGTCCATCGCCACGACCTCGACCGCGTAGGGGACGACGTTGCCCACCCCCGTGCGGGATTCGGTGCGCCGGCTCGTGAGGGTGAGGCCGAGCTTCTCCTGGAGCTTGGGGAGCAGGTCCTCGATCTTCGCGATCGCGTTCCAGGTGCCCGAGAGCAGCATGATCAGGGCGAACTCGTTGCCGAGCACGGTCATGCGGCTGTCGGAGATGTTGCAGCCGGCGTCGAGCACCGACTGGGACAGCGCCTTGACCAGGCCCGGGTGGTCGTGTCCGAGCGCAGCCACCACGAGGTGGTTCTCGTTGGGTTTTCCGCGGCGGGTGATGGTCATCGGCTGGGGAATTCCGTCGGGCCGGTAATTGCCGGCGCACCAGGTTCGAGGGCGGTGATCGAAGGTGTGGAAGAGGGCGCTGAGAGTATACCGAAACCCCCCGGGCGACCAAGGGGAGAGCGCCGCGACCCGGGGTCTTCGGGGCGGATTTCTCCTTGTCTTGCCCCGAGCGGACCAAGTAGCATGATTGCCATGGCAACGCGAACTCCGGCCCCCTTCCGGGGCAGTATCGTGGCCCTCGTCACGCCGATGCGTGCCGACGGGGCAATCGATGACGAGAGCCTGGCGCGGCTCGTCGAGTTCCACGTGGAGAACGGCACCGACGGCATCGTGGTCGTCGGCACGACCGGCGAGTCCGCGACGCTCGACACCCCGGAGCACTGCGGGCTCATCCGCCGGGTGGTCGAGCTGGCGGCGGGCCGGGTCCCCGTGATCGCGGGCACCGGCGCGAACTCCACGACGGAGGCCATCGAGCTCACCCAGTGCGGCAAGGAGGCGGGGGCGGACGCCTGCCTGCTGGTGACCCCCTACTACAACAAGCCGACCCAGGAAGGGCTGTACCGGCACTTCCGGACCGTCGCCGAGGCCGTCGACATCCCCCAGATCCTCTACAACGTCCCGGGGCGCACCGCCTGCGACATGCTGCCGGTCACGGTCGCCCGGCTGGCGAGCGTGCCGGGCATCGTGGGGATCAAGGAGGCGACCGGCAAGGTGGAGCGGGTCACGGAGATCCTCGACCGTACCGGCGGCGCGATCTCGGTCTACAGCGGCGACGACGGCACGGCGCGCGAGGCGATCCTCGCCGGCGCCCGGGGCGACATCTCGGTGACGGCCAACGTGGCGCCGCGGCTGATGCACGAGATGTGCATGCTCGCCCTCGCGGGGGACCGCGAGGGGGCGCTCGAAGTGGACGAGCGGCTGATGCCGCTGCACAAGGCGCTGTTCGTGGAATCCAACCCGATCCCGGTCAAGTGGGCCCTGTACGAGATGGGCCTCATCCCCGAAGGGATTCGCCTCCCCCTCACCCCGCTCTCGGAGGGGCTCCGCCCCGTCATCCGCGAAGCCCTCACGAAGGCGGGCCTGCTGTGAGTGCACGAATCATGACGCGAAGCGCCGTCTTTCCCCGTCTCTCCATCGCGCTGGCCGCGCTGGCCCTCGCCACGCTGCCCGGGTGCGGCACCCAGGGAGGCGCCGGCGACATCGTCAAGGACCGGCAGCTCGAGTACAAGTCCGCGCAGAGCATGCCGCCCCTCGAGATCCCGCCGGACCTCAGCCGCTCGAGCATCGACGACCGGCTGGCGGTGCCGGACGCGGCCCCGCCCGGGGGTACGGCGCGCTACTCGGAGTACGCCGGCGAGCGCAGCGGCGCCGAGCGCATCGCGAAGGCGGGCGTCCTGCCCGACGTACCCGGGTTCCGGGTCATGCGCGACGGGGACAAGCGCTGGCTGGTGGCCGACGGCGAGCCGACCCGGTACTGGGAGCGGGTGCGGGCCTTCTGGCTCGAGAACGGCTTCACCCTGAAGATCGACAACCCGACGGCCGCCGTGATGGA
Proteins encoded:
- a CDS encoding U32 family peptidase; translation: MELVCPAGNLPSLKAAVDNGADAVYFGFRDDTNARHFPGLNFTPDNAHEGIRYAHSRGVRVFLAINTYPQPAGWARWQGAVDRGAELGVDALILADMGLLAYASRRWPDLTLHLSVQASATSHAALAFYHEHFGVRRAVLPRVLSVEQVQTVAEKSPTQVEVFGFGSLCIMAEGRCMLSSYSTGQSPNTCGACSPAEFVRWDESPAGLEVRLGGVLVDRYGAGEHAGYPVICKGRYHSGGAPYYALEEPTSLNTLDLLPRLQEIGVTAIKIEGRQRSPAYVARVTRVWREAMDACKRSPQTYRPRPDWVTALRALSEGTQTTLGAYDRQWR
- a CDS encoding PhoH family protein, with product MGRKHASGRRVFVLDTNVLMHDPAAIFRFQEHDVYLPMVVLEELDGAKKGVSEVARNVRQASRFLDELVDGADRHGIEHGIELPAPENAGAASPARGRLFFQTRTYPDGLPESLPGSRLDNSILATARALQAERQDAAVILVSKDINLRIKAHVLGIPAEDYYSDKVLDDVNLLYRGTAELPGDFWDLFTKPVDSWKEGIRTFYRITGPITRDWYPNQFVYQGSPRDFEALVRSREGEGATLELATDYRSPHHAVWGITARNREQSFALNLLMDPEVDFVTLLGTAGTGKTLLALAAGLSQTLDHKRYREVIMTRVTVPVGEDIGFLPGTEEEKMTPWMGALMDNLEVLTETSAGGEWGRAATSDLLSQRVKVRSLNFMRGRTFLNRYFILDEAQNLTSKQMKTLVTRAGPGTKLVCLGNVGQIDTPYLTETTSGLTYVVDRFKDWAHSGHVTLLRGERSRLADHASAVL
- a CDS encoding glycine cleavage system protein R, with amino-acid sequence MTITRRGKPNENHLVVAALGHDHPGLVKALSQSVLDAGCNISDSRMTVLGNEFALIMLLSGTWNAIAKIEDLLPKLQEKLGLTLTSRRTESRTGVGNVVPYAVEVVAMDHPGIVHDIANFFSERSINVEELYTTVYQAPHTGAPMFSLHMTVAVPGDHSIAALRGEFMDFCDALNLDAMLAPVK
- a CDS encoding 4-hydroxy-tetrahydrodipicolinate synthase, with amino-acid sequence MATRTPAPFRGSIVALVTPMRADGAIDDESLARLVEFHVENGTDGIVVVGTTGESATLDTPEHCGLIRRVVELAAGRVPVIAGTGANSTTEAIELTQCGKEAGADACLLVTPYYNKPTQEGLYRHFRTVAEAVDIPQILYNVPGRTACDMLPVTVARLASVPGIVGIKEATGKVERVTEILDRTGGAISVYSGDDGTAREAILAGARGDISVTANVAPRLMHEMCMLALAGDREGALEVDERLMPLHKALFVESNPIPVKWALYEMGLIPEGIRLPLTPLSEGLRPVIREALTKAGLL